A genomic segment from Cumulibacter soli encodes:
- a CDS encoding hydroxymethylglutaryl-CoA lyase: protein MPARVHIREVGPRDGFQNEPERIPTAQKIELINQLGRTGLDRIEVASFVRPDVIPQLADGLEVLHGIDLPNEVSRMVLIPNERGLDNALGAREYFDEAAIFVSASETHNLRNVGRSVRDSMTGNEIVARRIREQDLRCAAVIATSFGCPFEGKVPIGTVLDIAEQFAAAGAVEIGFGDTTGMCNPKYAGEFFAAAIDRLPGVEITAHFHNTRGQGLANAYAALTAGCTSFESSFGELGGCPVPAGSTGNIATEDLVGMFHEMGIETGINLPTLIDAARQVQNVLGRTLTSHSIIAGPVDWVGEAR, encoded by the coding sequence ATGCCAGCACGTGTACACATCCGTGAAGTCGGCCCGAGGGATGGATTCCAGAATGAGCCAGAGCGAATCCCGACCGCCCAGAAGATTGAATTGATCAATCAGCTCGGGCGAACTGGCCTGGACCGCATAGAGGTCGCCAGTTTCGTACGCCCCGATGTCATCCCGCAGTTGGCCGACGGCCTGGAGGTGCTGCACGGGATTGATCTGCCGAACGAGGTCAGCCGTATGGTGCTCATTCCGAATGAGCGGGGACTGGATAACGCGCTCGGTGCCAGAGAGTACTTCGACGAGGCTGCGATTTTCGTGTCGGCCTCCGAGACACACAATCTTCGAAACGTCGGCCGATCTGTTCGGGACTCCATGACAGGAAATGAGATTGTCGCCCGGCGTATCCGAGAGCAGGACCTCCGGTGTGCCGCAGTGATTGCCACGTCCTTCGGGTGTCCGTTCGAAGGCAAGGTGCCGATCGGCACCGTTCTCGATATAGCTGAGCAGTTTGCCGCGGCCGGCGCCGTCGAGATCGGCTTCGGCGACACCACTGGAATGTGCAATCCGAAGTACGCGGGGGAGTTCTTCGCGGCCGCGATTGATCGCCTCCCGGGGGTCGAGATCACCGCGCACTTTCACAACACTCGCGGCCAGGGTCTGGCCAACGCGTATGCCGCGCTCACTGCAGGGTGTACGAGTTTCGAGTCCAGCTTCGGCGAACTCGGCGGCTGCCCTGTGCCCGCTGGGTCGACCGGCAACATCGCTACCGAGGATCTCGTCGGGATGTTCCACGAGATGGGGATCGAAACCGGCATCAACCTCCCGACGCTGATTGATGCCGCGCGTCAGGTTCAGAATGTGCTGGGCCGAACGCTGACGAGCCACTCAATCATCGCCGGCCCCGTGGACTGGGTGGGCGAGGCGAGGTAG
- a CDS encoding acetyl-CoA hydrolase/transferase family protein: MIEFRETVRPGAGIWWSQGAAEPYPLVDTLIDQVHGIGGITAFCGLSWHERFSEPLPEEIHIRSYGGLGTLRRLSAANQLDVVPCHFSALPRLFRSGRIAADVGLVQVSPPNEVGLVTLGIGVDYAADALAATNLLVAEVNQQMPQTVGGPQIPLERFAAVIHTDRPLPSPPNREPSAVDAQIAQNVCALIDDGATLQVGVGTLGNAILQGLRSHRDLGLHSGMIADGVVDLVERGVMTGRRKELDGGLLVAGAGLGTDRLYRAVRDLPVEFRPVSYTHDPSMLAKLSSLIAVNFAIEVDLSGNVGAETVNGVQVGAIGGQSDFARAASSTGSRSIIALRSTNRGQSTISPQLIHGPVTTSRADVDVVVTEHGAAHLTGCSLAERARRMIEIAAPEHRERLSRAIHQRTREG; the protein is encoded by the coding sequence ATGATTGAGTTCCGTGAGACGGTTCGGCCCGGCGCAGGCATCTGGTGGAGCCAGGGAGCGGCGGAGCCCTATCCACTCGTCGACACGCTGATCGACCAGGTGCACGGGATCGGCGGTATAACTGCGTTCTGCGGGCTTAGCTGGCACGAACGATTCAGTGAACCGCTGCCAGAGGAGATCCACATACGGTCGTACGGCGGTCTGGGAACGCTGCGTCGATTGAGTGCAGCCAATCAGTTGGACGTTGTCCCGTGCCACTTCTCTGCGCTGCCACGGCTGTTTCGGTCGGGACGAATTGCTGCCGACGTCGGCTTGGTGCAAGTGTCACCGCCCAACGAGGTTGGGCTAGTCACGCTCGGGATCGGAGTTGACTACGCCGCTGACGCGCTCGCTGCGACGAACCTGCTCGTCGCGGAGGTCAACCAACAGATGCCCCAGACGGTCGGCGGACCGCAGATCCCGTTGGAGCGATTCGCCGCCGTCATCCATACCGATCGTCCGCTTCCCAGCCCGCCCAATCGTGAACCGAGTGCCGTTGACGCACAGATTGCGCAGAACGTGTGCGCGCTGATCGACGACGGCGCCACCCTTCAGGTGGGCGTCGGAACGCTCGGAAACGCGATCCTGCAGGGATTGCGGTCCCATCGAGACCTTGGCCTGCACTCGGGAATGATTGCTGACGGCGTCGTCGACCTTGTCGAACGCGGGGTAATGACCGGTCGACGCAAGGAGCTTGACGGTGGGCTACTGGTCGCAGGCGCCGGGCTGGGCACCGACCGACTATATCGAGCAGTTCGTGACCTCCCCGTCGAGTTCCGCCCGGTCAGCTATACCCACGATCCATCGATGCTCGCGAAGCTCAGTTCGCTGATCGCGGTCAATTTTGCGATCGAAGTCGATCTGTCCGGCAATGTCGGAGCTGAGACGGTAAACGGCGTCCAGGTCGGCGCGATCGGTGGTCAGTCCGATTTTGCGCGCGCAGCGTCCAGCACCGGTTCGAGGTCGATCATCGCGCTCCGCTCGACAAATCGTGGACAGTCCACGATTTCCCCGCAACTGATTCATGGTCCAGTGACCACGTCCCGCGCGGACGTCGATGTGGTTGTCACCGAGCATGGTGCCGCCCATCTGACTGGATGCTCACTAGCCGAACGTGCCCGGCGGATGATCGAAATTGCTGCCCCAGAACACCGCGAACGCCTCAGCCGAGCAATACACCAGCGCACTCGAGAAGGATGA
- a CDS encoding acyl-CoA dehydrogenase family protein, giving the protein MNFEMTEDQQTVRAAVRELAARFDDQYWMDCDLNHEFPRAFYDALADGGWLGVTTPEEFGGHGLGITEASIILEEIAASGAGMNGASSVHMSIFGMHPVIKHGSEQLKERTLPRIVTGDLHVCFGVTEPGAGLDTTKITTRAERRGDQYVVNGRKVWISKAVESEKVLLLTRTTPAGEVTRKTDGLTLFLTDLDREHIDIRPIRKMGRNAVTSNELFIDDLPVSIEDRVGEEGKGFYYLLDGLNPERMLVAAEALGIGRASLNAAVRYANEREVFGRPIGKNQGIQFPLADSLARLDAAELVLRKATWLYDNDRPSAREANMAKYLCADAGFDAADRALQTHGGMGYSEEYNVARYFREARLTRIAPLSQEMVLNFLGEHVLELPRSY; this is encoded by the coding sequence ATGAACTTCGAGATGACCGAGGACCAGCAGACGGTTCGCGCTGCGGTGCGTGAGTTGGCCGCGCGTTTTGACGACCAGTATTGGATGGACTGCGACCTCAACCACGAGTTTCCTCGCGCCTTCTACGACGCACTGGCCGACGGTGGCTGGCTCGGTGTCACGACGCCGGAGGAGTTCGGCGGTCATGGCCTGGGTATTACAGAAGCGTCGATCATTCTGGAGGAGATCGCCGCTTCGGGTGCCGGGATGAATGGAGCGAGCTCGGTCCACATGTCGATTTTCGGCATGCATCCGGTCATTAAGCACGGATCAGAGCAACTGAAGGAACGCACACTGCCGCGAATCGTGACCGGGGACCTGCATGTGTGTTTCGGGGTCACCGAGCCGGGCGCGGGGCTGGACACGACGAAGATCACCACCCGTGCAGAGCGTCGCGGGGACCAATACGTCGTCAACGGCCGAAAGGTGTGGATCTCGAAGGCCGTCGAGTCTGAAAAAGTGCTGCTACTGACTCGTACAACGCCCGCCGGCGAAGTTACCCGCAAGACTGATGGGCTGACCCTGTTCCTCACCGACCTCGATCGCGAACACATCGATATACGGCCCATCCGGAAGATGGGCCGAAACGCGGTGACCTCCAATGAACTGTTCATCGATGACCTGCCGGTGTCGATCGAGGACCGCGTCGGTGAGGAAGGCAAAGGGTTCTACTACCTGCTCGATGGACTGAACCCCGAGCGGATGCTCGTGGCAGCGGAGGCACTAGGCATTGGGCGGGCGTCGCTGAACGCGGCGGTTCGCTACGCAAACGAGCGCGAGGTGTTCGGGCGTCCGATCGGCAAGAATCAGGGGATTCAGTTCCCGTTGGCCGACTCGTTGGCGCGGCTGGACGCCGCCGAACTCGTGCTGCGAAAGGCTACCTGGCTGTATGACAATGACCGGCCCAGCGCTCGTGAAGCGAATATGGCGAAGTACCTGTGCGCCGACGCTGGATTTGACGCGGCCGATCGCGCATTGCAGACACACGGCGGAATGGGGTACTCCGAGGAGTACAACGTCGCACGATACTTCCGCGAGGCCAGGCTGACACGGATTGCGCCGCTGAGCCAGGAAATGGTGCTGAACTTCCTCGGCGAGCACGTTCTCGAGCTACCGAGAAGCTACTGA
- a CDS encoding FadR/GntR family transcriptional regulator, whose protein sequence is MSAPKGSNVLAAELRRRILNGEFPEGTALPTERDLVEQTTLSRASVREAIRALEVQDLVTIRTGRSGGAFVHRPNSESMAASVRLLIQGSRLGFSTLLEAREGIEPFCALLAARHRTDDDLDELIAINDRLSQAADLENFLAANVDWHVAVAKASHNEIIEGLMLALAPAIHTATDNEAFVDDEVMHNVAKAHTAVTRAIEKQNESSAERSMANHIHAYAVQITPVEVRTRIELDR, encoded by the coding sequence GTGTCTGCACCCAAGGGCTCGAACGTGCTTGCCGCAGAGCTGCGTCGACGGATACTTAACGGTGAGTTCCCCGAGGGGACTGCACTTCCCACCGAGCGCGATCTGGTTGAGCAGACCACACTTAGCCGCGCGAGCGTCCGCGAGGCGATTCGGGCGCTCGAAGTCCAAGACTTGGTGACGATTCGAACGGGACGCTCCGGAGGGGCGTTCGTACACCGGCCGAACAGCGAGTCGATGGCGGCGAGTGTTCGCTTGTTGATCCAAGGCAGCCGGCTGGGTTTCAGCACCCTCCTTGAGGCTCGCGAAGGTATCGAGCCATTCTGCGCACTGTTGGCAGCGCGACATCGCACCGACGACGACCTGGATGAGTTGATTGCCATCAACGATCGGCTGTCGCAGGCCGCGGATCTCGAGAATTTCTTGGCCGCGAACGTCGATTGGCACGTCGCCGTCGCAAAAGCCAGTCACAACGAAATCATCGAAGGCCTCATGCTCGCCCTGGCTCCCGCGATCCACACGGCGACAGACAACGAAGCATTCGTGGACGACGAGGTCATGCACAACGTCGCGAAAGCACACACCGCTGTTACCCGGGCAATCGAGAAACAAAACGAGTCCTCTGCGGAACGCAGCATGGCCAATCACATCCACGCCTACGCTGTGCAGATCACGCCAGTCGAGGTACGCACCCGAATCGAACTCGACCGGTAA
- a CDS encoding enoyl-CoA hydratase/isomerase family protein has translation MGNGLVEIQRVNAIANVILDSPATRNALSDDLLDDLIDALQTVGDDDSVRVIVLRSSHERVFSAGGDLKGFASSQSLMNKHRGLDRFPRLYRLIGAIGKPVVCAANGDTLAGAFGLALACDLIVAKDGARFGCPEINVGVFPFMISALIYRNLPRMLANELMMVGDLIDAHQARELGIVNKVAAADEFDAQVDELAGRLADKSPLLMQFGKKAIDKTRDIPLDRALDVMRDQLALVFSTDDLREGVAAFTEKREPRWVGR, from the coding sequence ATGGGCAATGGATTGGTCGAGATCCAGCGTGTGAACGCCATCGCGAATGTGATTCTCGATAGTCCAGCGACACGTAATGCGTTGAGTGACGATTTACTCGATGATCTCATCGACGCGCTGCAGACAGTTGGCGATGATGATTCGGTGCGGGTGATCGTGCTGCGCTCATCGCATGAGCGCGTCTTCAGTGCTGGTGGGGATCTGAAGGGATTTGCAAGTTCGCAGTCATTGATGAACAAGCATCGTGGGCTTGATCGGTTTCCGCGGCTGTATCGCCTGATTGGAGCGATCGGGAAGCCGGTGGTGTGCGCCGCGAACGGTGACACACTCGCCGGCGCGTTCGGGCTCGCGTTGGCATGCGATCTGATTGTCGCCAAGGACGGCGCTCGTTTTGGTTGTCCGGAAATCAACGTCGGCGTGTTTCCCTTCATGATCTCAGCTCTGATCTACCGCAACCTGCCACGGATGCTAGCGAATGAATTGATGATGGTCGGTGATTTGATCGACGCGCATCAGGCCCGTGAGTTGGGGATCGTGAACAAGGTCGCCGCGGCTGATGAATTCGACGCACAGGTCGATGAGTTGGCCGGGCGCCTCGCCGACAAATCGCCGCTACTTATGCAATTCGGCAAGAAAGCCATCGACAAGACGCGCGACATTCCGTTGGACCGCGCCCTCGATGTCATGCGTGACCAACTGGCCTTGGTCTTTTCGACCGATGACCTACGCGAGGGGGTGGCCGCGTTCACCGAGAAGCGGGAGCCGCGGTGGGTTGGCCGATGA